Proteins from a genomic interval of Papaver somniferum cultivar HN1 chromosome 4, ASM357369v1, whole genome shotgun sequence:
- the LOC113273626 gene encoding CASP-like protein 1E2, which translates to MAENGYKNPIDGTPTTNGSNMANKRSVATSEYILRFLAFAATLVAVIVMAVSKQTKFVSVTLLPDLPPISVEAHAKWQYMSANVFYMVVNIAACVYSALSLILAIVNRFGSKGLDLGVIILDLIILSFLLAANGAAAAVGVLGYYGNSHTRWKKVCNIFDSYCRYTAVSIILSLVAAFMFVLLLALAASKLHKRCL; encoded by the exons ATGGCTGAGAATGGATACAAGAACCCCATTGATGGAACACCAACAACAAATGGAAGCAACATGGCCAACAAAAGGAGTGTTGCAACTTCTGAATACATCCTTAGGTTTCTAGCCTTTGCTGCTACTTTGGTGGCTGTTATAGTGATGGCTGTTAGTAAGCAAACTAAGTTTGTTTCTGTTACTCTTCTTCCTGATCTACCACCAATCAGTGTTGAAGCTCATGCTAAGTGGCAATACATGTCTGCAAACGT ATTCTACATGGTGGTCAACATCGCGGCTTGTGTTTACTCAGCTCTGTCTCTAATCTTAGCAATTGTAAACCGATTTGGATCAAAGGGATTAGATCTAGGAGTCATTATCCTCGACTTAATAATTTTATCATTTCTTTTGGCCGCAAATGGAGCTGCTGCTGCCGTTGGTGTTTTAGGTTATTATGGGAACTCTCACACACGGTGGAAAAAAGTCTGTAATATATTTGATAGTTATTGTCGCTATACAGCGGTATCCATCATTTTGTCCTTGGTTGCAGCATTTATGTTTGTGTTACTATTAGCTCTAGCTGCTTCCAAGCTCCACAAGAGATGTCTATAG